The sequence below is a genomic window from Nitrospira sp..
TTACTGCCGGCCTCTGCCAGACAGGTCATCTCGCGAGTCTGTTCATCCCGCACATAAACGGCTACAGCATGGACCTTCGTGAGCTGCAGGAACGATTGGACGAATACCGCGGCGACACCAATCGGTGACCGCCCCTCCCCTTCCGCGTGCGACAGGCTCTTGAAGAGCGCCTGTTGCAGCGCTTGAAGCAGACGGTCTTCCCGCACGGGGGCCGAATCCCTCGAGAGGACCTTTCGGCGTGACCCGACGGAGGACTTTTTCGCGGTGGGCTTGCGGCTGCTACGGACAACTTTACGACGAACGACGGCCATGGCATCTCCTCATAAGACGCGTTCAACAGTGCCAAGCGGGAACAACAGTCCCGCTCGGGTTACGTATGCTTGTGTTGTTAAAGAGAGAACAGGCGGTGCCCAGAGATGAAGGATGCGGGATTGAGGGGCAGACTGAGGAGAGACGCCGCCCTTAGGCCGGCTGCATTGCGGCCTTGAGCGATCGCACAAAGCGTCCCACTTCTTGAACGAGTTGGCCATCCTGCCCATGCTCTCCTACACGACGGACGATTGCGCTGCCGACGATGACTCCGTCGGCAACTTGTGCGACGGATGCCGCATCCTCGGGGGTCGCGACACCAAAACCCACGGCGACGGGCGTCTTCGTCTGTTTCTTAATCTTGGCGACGTTGTCCCGCACCCCCGCCATGTCGTTCAGTTTAGCCCCAGTGATGCCTGTGAGGGAAACATAATAGACAAATCCGCCGGACTCCTTGGCGACATAGGCGCGGCGCGAGGACGTGCTCGTGGGAGCCAGCAGGAAAATCAGATGGAGTCCCGCCGCATCGGCCGGGCCGCGCAAGGGGCCGGCTTCATCGGCCGGCATGTCCGGCACAATGAGTCCATCTATGCCGGCGTCAACCGCTTTCCCACAGAACTCGGCTTCACCGAACGCGTGGATGTTGTTGTAGTAGGCCATCAAGACAATAGGAATCTGTGTGGTGGCACGCAGACGGCGGACCGAGTCCAGAATCTTGCGGAGCGAGGTCCCGCTCTGCAGGCCACGCTCGGCCGCCTGCTGGATCACCGGTCCATCGGCGATGGGATCGGAAAACGGCACACCGAGTTCGATGATGTCCGCGCCGGCCCGCTCCAGTTCCAACACCAGTTGCTCCGTATCCTGGAGCGACGGATCACCCGCCATGATGTAGGTAATCAGGGCCTTCTTTCCCTGCGCGTTCAACCGGCTGAATGTCTGATCCAAGCGATTCATCTCGATATACCTCTGTCTCATACTATTCAACACTATCGTCCGCCACAGGATGTGAGGCGTACTTAGGTATGTACGTCGAACCTCTGACCGCCTCTGGCGCCTGGTTCAACATCCTGCTACAGCGTGACGCCCTTGATCCTGGCAACCTGTTGCACATCCTTATCGCCACGACCTGAAAGGTTCACGACCAGAATCTGATGCTTCTTCATCTTCGGCGCGCGCTTCACGACCTCCGCGATGGCATGGGCGCTTTCGAGTGCGGGCATGATGCCTTCTTCCCGTGCCAGCAGATCGAACGCCGCCAAGGCCTCATCATCCGTCACGGACGTATACTCTGCGCGATGTGTGTCCTTGAGATAACTGTGTTCGGGCCCAACTGCCGCATAGTCGAGTCCTGCCGATACGGAATGGGTGAGATTCACCTGACCGTTTTCATCCTGCAGAAGATACGTCATGGTGCCCTGAAGGACACCGGGACGCCCGCCGGCAAACCGGGCGGCGTGTTTCCCGCTCTCAACGCCAAGGCCACCCGCCTCTACCCCGACCATCTTCACCTTCTTGTCCGGAACAAAGGCGTGGAACAGCCCCATGGCGTTGCTTCCGCCTCCGACACAGGCGATGAGACAATCCGGAAGTCGCCCTTCCGTGGAAAGAATCTGTTTGCGGGCTTCACGGCCGATCACGGACTGAAAATCACGGATCATCATAGGATAGGGATGCGAGCCCAATACCGATCCGAGCACATAGTGCGTCGTCCGCACGTTGGTGGTCCAATCACGCATCGCCTCACTAATGGCATCTTTCAACGTCCGGCTGCCGGCGTCGACCCCGGTCACCTTGGAGCCGAGCAGACGCATGCGGAATACGTTGAGCGCCTGCCGCTGCATATCTTCCGTGCCCATGTAGATTTCGCATTCCAGGCCGAACATGGCCGCGACGGTGGCCGTCGCCACGCCGTGCTGCCCCGCGCCGGTTTCGGCAATGAGACGCGGCTTCTTCATGCGTTTCGCGAGGAGCGCCTGCCCGATGGCATTGTTAATCTTATGGGCGCCGGTATGGCAGAGATCTTCGCGCTTCAAGTAAATCTTGGCTCCGCCCAGCCGCTTCGTCAGTCGTTGCGCAAAATACAGCGGCGTCGGCCGCCCGACATATTCTTTCAAATAGTGTTTGAATTCAGCCTGAAACTTCCGGTCCCGCCGCGTCCGCTGATACACCTCTTCCAGCTCCAGCAATGCCGGCATCAGCGTCTCGGGAACGTAGCGCCCACCATAAAGTCCGAACCGCCCGTGTCGATCTGGTATCACCATCGCGTGTCCTTCAGCTAATCATGGAAACGAAAGTATATCAGCCTGCCGAAATCGTCCGCCACCATCGCGTGCCCGTGGATCCGAGCCAAAGCAACCGGCAGACGACGCACGATCAGGACGCCAGCTTCACGGCCTGCACGAACGCCCGAACCTTCGCGTGGTCTTTTGTACCTGGCCGCGCTTCGACGCCGCTGCTGACATCCACGCCGTAGGGACGTACCTGGCTGGCAGCCTGCGCAACATTGTCCGGTGTCAGCCCTCCGGCCAGGAGAATGCGGGCCACGGCCGCGGCTTCTGCGGCCAGCGACCAATCGGCCACCTGTCCCGTTCCGCCATAGGCGTCCGGCGAAAAGGCATCCACCAAAAATCCACGCACGCCGGCACGGCCTTGAAACTCGGCCAGGGCGAGGAATGATCCACGATCTCTCAGGCGGATCGCTTTGAGCACGGGGCGCCCCAAGGTTTCGCAATAGGCCGCCGTCTCATCACCATGCAACTGCGCGAGCGCCAGCCCGCAACTGTCCATGACGTCGCGTACCACGTTCGGCTCTTCGTTCACGAACACACCGATCGGCAACACGAATGGGGGGAGTTCCCTCACGATGGCCTTCACCGCCGCCGTTTCCGCGCACCGGGGACTTTTTTTGTGAAAAACAAACCCGACGGCATCCGCGCCGGCCTCCACCGCCACGACCGCATCCTCGGCATTGGTCAGTCCGCAAATTTTGACTTTGATCGCCATGGAGTTAGCAGCTCTGTTTGCTCTTCTGCATGCCGTAGAATCCTCGGTAGGACCATTGGCAGGCTTGCCCCTTGGCGTTGAACGTCAGGCCGATCAGGTCCTGGCGCCCGTCCTGCTGCGGGATCATCCATTCACAGACTTCACCGCCGTCTTTAAACGCGTGGCAGCGGGTGGGAATGCCCATCTCCTTGATGCGCTCGTCCTTGCTGCTGCCCATCCAGGAATCCCACTTCGGGGAATACTCATGAATCTCCTGGTTCACGCAGCCGCCAAGGGCTAACAATCCGACCGTCACACCGCATGCGAGGATCCGCTTCATTGCGCCTCCTTCTTGAGTCCGTCACCCAGTAGTTCACGAATCTTCACGCCGACGTCCTGCGCTCGGATGAGCGACTCGCCGATCAACATGGCATGCACCCCGGCCTCCACCAGCCGCACGACATCGTCGCGTTTGTGAATGCCGCTTTCGCTGACGATCAGTTTGCCGGCGGGAATCCGCTTGGCCAACCGCTGGGTCACGCCGAGATCGGTCGAGAACGTCTTGAGGTCGCGATTGTTGATGCCGATCAGTCGCACATCGGGCAGCCATTCGAGCACGATATCGAGCTCACGTTCGTGGTGCGTCTCCACCAGCACGTCCAGCGACAACTCCTTGGCGAGCGCCGCAAAGTCGATCAACTGGCGTTTCTCCAGACCCGCCACAATCAGGAGCACCGCATCGGCGCCGTAGGCCCGGGCCTCGTAAAATTGAATGTCGGCGACCATGAATTCCTTGTTCAGCGCCGGCAACCCCACCCGTTCTTTGACGTCGGCCAGGTATTTCAACTCGCCCTGAAAAAAGTCTTTGTCGGTCAGGACTGAGAGGGCGGTCGCCCCATGCTCCCGATAGGCTTCGGCAATAGCCACCGGCTCAAACCGCTGTTCAAATTCAGGCCGTAGCAGCCCCAGGCTCGGGGAGGCTTTTTTCACCTCCGCAATCAAGGCCGGCCTGGTCGGCGTGCGGCGCGCATCGAGCGTG
It includes:
- a CDS encoding phosphoribosylanthranilate isomerase, whose amino-acid sequence is MAIKVKICGLTNAEDAVVAVEAGADAVGFVFHKKSPRCAETAAVKAIVRELPPFVLPIGVFVNEEPNVVRDVMDSCGLALAQLHGDETAAYCETLGRPVLKAIRLRDRGSFLALAEFQGRAGVRGFLVDAFSPDAYGGTGQVADWSLAAEAAAVARILLAGGLTPDNVAQAASQVRPYGVDVSSGVEARPGTKDHAKVRAFVQAVKLAS
- the trpC gene encoding indole-3-glycerol phosphate synthase TrpC is translated as MILDRILEHKKAEIRHKNSRGYLAELKTKIRDAGPTLGFAVTLDARRTPTRPALIAEVKKASPSLGLLRPEFEQRFEPVAIAEAYREHGATALSVLTDKDFFQGELKYLADVKERVGLPALNKEFMVADIQFYEARAYGADAVLLIVAGLEKRQLIDFAALAKELSLDVLVETHHERELDIVLEWLPDVRLIGINNRDLKTFSTDLGVTQRLAKRIPAGKLIVSESGIHKRDDVVRLVEAGVHAMLIGESLIRAQDVGVKIRELLGDGLKKEAQ
- a CDS encoding tryptophan synthase subunit alpha, which gives rise to MNRLDQTFSRLNAQGKKALITYIMAGDPSLQDTEQLVLELERAGADIIELGVPFSDPIADGPVIQQAAERGLQSGTSLRKILDSVRRLRATTQIPIVLMAYYNNIHAFGEAEFCGKAVDAGIDGLIVPDMPADEAGPLRGPADAAGLHLIFLLAPTSTSSRRAYVAKESGGFVYYVSLTGITGAKLNDMAGVRDNVAKIKKQTKTPVAVGFGVATPEDAASVAQVADGVIVGSAIVRRVGEHGQDGQLVQEVGRFVRSLKAAMQPA
- the trpB gene encoding tryptophan synthase subunit beta, producing MVIPDRHGRFGLYGGRYVPETLMPALLELEEVYQRTRRDRKFQAEFKHYLKEYVGRPTPLYFAQRLTKRLGGAKIYLKREDLCHTGAHKINNAIGQALLAKRMKKPRLIAETGAGQHGVATATVAAMFGLECEIYMGTEDMQRQALNVFRMRLLGSKVTGVDAGSRTLKDAISEAMRDWTTNVRTTHYVLGSVLGSHPYPMMIRDFQSVIGREARKQILSTEGRLPDCLIACVGGGSNAMGLFHAFVPDKKVKMVGVEAGGLGVESGKHAARFAGGRPGVLQGTMTYLLQDENGQVNLTHSVSAGLDYAAVGPEHSYLKDTHRAEYTSVTDDEALAAFDLLAREEGIMPALESAHAIAEVVKRAPKMKKHQILVVNLSGRGDKDVQQVARIKGVTL